From the genome of Numenius arquata chromosome 9, bNumArq3.hap1.1, whole genome shotgun sequence:
caagggcacagggagccccGCTTCGAGGGTGACTGGCAGCACGGACCCTTCGGGGCGCTGAGACACGATGGCTTCGGGTACCCAGGtaccggggatggggggggtgggggtgcctgCTGCCCCAGGGAGGGCCCCCCCCCCGGGTTATCCAGCTGTCCTGTGCCTGGGCACAGCCTGAGACCTGACTGGGACGGacccggggggctggggggagccctggctgctgcccaAGTGCCCCATGGCTCTCTGGATTGTCCTGCAccacccccccccgtcccccaccCAGTCCTTTTGTGTCCCTGGTACCCCcagtgtccctgctgtccccagaccCACcgtgcccccagctcccccctccccagaccctTCTGAGCCTCTCAGTGCCCCCAGACTCCCATGTATCCCCCCATACTCCTAGAGACCCCATACTCCTAGAGACCCCAGTTCCCTTTgcaacccccagcacccccaatgtcccctgtgtccccagcgCCCTGTGGccttcctctgctgtccccagacCACCCAGTGACCCCAgatcctcccagtgccccctgcTACTCCCAGACCCTCACCCCAGACCCCCATCTACCCCTGGGGCCCCCAGTTCCCTTTGCaaccccccagaacccccaatGTCCCCTGTGTCCTCAGCCTCCCATGCCGTTCCTCCGCTGCCCCCAAGCAACCGGtgcccccagaccctcccagtgccttcaGGTGCCCCCAGATCGCCCAGTGCCTCCTGTTACCCTCAGACTCCCACACCAGACCCCCATGTACTGCACCCCCCCCATGCCCCTGGGGCCCCCAGTTCCCTTTGCAACCCCCCAGTAGCTCCAATGTTCCTCATGTCCCCAGCCTCTCGTGCCattcctctgctgtccccaggccaCCCAGTACCCCAagaccctcccagtgcccccagatCCCCCCAGTGCCTCCTGTTACCCCCAGACCCCCAACCCAGACCCCCATGTACCGCCGGGGCACCCAGTTCCCCTTGGAACCTCCCAGCACCCCcaatgtcccctgtgtccccagctTCCTGTGCCATTTCTCTGCTGTCCCAAAGCCACCCAGTGCCTCCAGATCCCCCCGTGCCTCCTGCTACTCCCAGACTCCCACCCCAGACCCCCATGTGCTCCCCATGCTCCTGGGGTGCCCAATTCCCCTTGCAACCCCCCAGGATCCCAAATGTTCCCAAACCCCCAGCgcccccccagcctctcccccagcccccagtgCCCCAACCCTGGGCACCATGCCCTCCATGGATGGCAGCCCCTCCTGATGCCCGCAGGGTCCCCGGGCACCATGTGCCCCTGCAGCCTGGGCACCTGGGTGCATGCCCAGGGAGACACCTACCAGGTGGTGGCCGACGTCAGCCAGTTCAAGCCCCCCGACATCGTGGTGACCACCTCCAACCACCACGTCACCATCCGGGCTGAGAAGGTGAGGAACcttggggtgggagtggggggcagcatactccccccaccccagtccccAGCTATAGAGcaatgtgggtcctgccccatggtACCCCCTTCTGCAAGGGGGTAACTGGGAATGGCCCCTGTCGGCACTGGGATAACTGGGAGCCGTCCCCTGGTGATGGGACAAGGAGCTTCTGCTCCACTGCACCTCTCCTGCTCTGGGGTAACTGGGAATGGCCCCTGTTGGCACTGGGGTAACTGGGAGCTCTCCTCACTGAGAATGGGGCAACTGGGAACTCCTGCCCTGTTGCAGTGTCTGCTGGTGGGGGGCAACTGGGAACAATCACTGGGGTAACTGGAAACTACCCCACCCTCAAGAATGAAGGAACtgggagctgctctctgctggcaATGGGGTAACTGGGAATTGCCCTTGAGTCACTGGTTAACTGGAAACCCCTCTGTTGAGCTCCCTGCTGGAGCTGAGGCTACTGGGAGCCGCCCCATGGCCAGCACTGGTGTAAATGGaactgtgcccccctgcccccccgcagGTGGCCGAGGACGGCACGGTCTGCGACACCTTTGTTCACCAGTGCCAGCTGCCCGAGGACATGGACCCGCTGTCGGTGAGCTGTGCCCTCACCGAGGCCGGGACCCTGCTCATCACCGCCCGCCGCCgtcccggcccccgccccggagagacccccccacccctctaccGCAGTGAGGCCACGCTGGCAGCCAGCACCCGCTGATGAGgggcttctccctccccaaaagcgATGCCCACACCggtgtcccctccccacctctgGCCCCTCAGCACACTGGATCTGCTTATAAAGtccttttattaaattaatataaaaatctctgtatttacacaggagggaggggggggcacacagcagagaggcagcagaacccccccttcccagccatgaggtgctggggagggggctgtgcccACCTGTGTGCCCGAAGGCACCCCAATGTGCCACCCTGAGGTGCTGAGGAGGGGGCTgtgcccacccgtgtccccctgGGCACCCCGACCTGACACCCCAAGTGCCACCACCCCAAGCAGGGACACTGGGGTGCCTGTCCCATGGGTGCAGGAGGGGGGTGGCCGTGCCAAGGGGgcacctgggctggggaggggaggaagaggtaGTGAAGTGGGGAGCCCCGTgagctggcagggaggggggggggggcacaggcaggcTGGAGGGGCACCTGGCCACCCCTtggcatggcggggggggggggcatcggCACTGGATTGAGGGTGCCCGCCCCCTGTCAAGCTCAGCATGGGGTGGGCACAGGGTGGGcatccccctctctcctgcagcaacctgggacaggcggtggggggacacacaccctgTCTCACTGTCCCTTGGGGGTGGCATCATCGCCGTCGCCCCCGGGCCCGGCCTCGCGGGGCATGTGGTGACGGTGGTGGCGGTCCCAGAGCTGGCGCAGGGCAGTGGTGTCGGGCTCGCCCGCGCTGGCCAGGCTGTGCCGGAAGCTGGCCAGCGGTGGCCGCACCTTCACCCCCTTGGCCGTCAGCGAGCCCTCGATGGCCTTGCGCAGCTGCGGGCAACCCAAAACTGTGGGCAGGGGGCTCCGGGTGCCCCTCTGAGCCCCTCCAACCCCACAGTCCCCCCCACAGCTCACCTCCTTGAGGGACACCATGCCCACCAGCCGCCCAATGCTGGTGACGAATGCATGGTCCAAGCCCAGCAGCGAGAAGATGGTGTGGgtctgggggaagaagggggatgACTTGGGAGTCAGGGGGGTTTTGGAGGTCAGGCAGGGGTGTGGGTGGGAGGGCTCACCTTGTGCAGGGAGGTGTGCTCCACCAGCTGGAAGGGTGCAGGGTCAATCTTGGCGCTGCTGAAGTCCACCGGCTGgtccagctgctcctcctcccactccaggatctggtggtgggggggacacacgccgTGGGGCAGGGCGAGGGGGcacgcctcccccctcccccccccccccctccagcccccaaaacccccccgccCTCCCTGCACCCAGTgttgtggggacacaggggttgG
Proteins encoded in this window:
- the LOC141468745 gene encoding heat shock protein beta-7-like; this translates as MASAYRGYGQGHREPRFEGDWQHGPFGALRHDGFGYPGSPGTMCPCSLGTWVHAQGDTYQVVADVSQFKPPDIVVTTSNHHVTIRAEKVAEDGTVCDTFVHQCQLPEDMDPLSVSCALTEAGTLLITARRRPGPRPGETPPPLYRSEATLAASTR